In Geotalea uraniireducens, the genomic window CAAGACAAAGAGACAAAGGAACAGGTAGAGTATTACGAAGATTTTGACAAATCTGACGTTGAAGGTTGTATCACTTCTCTTGATATTTTTCTCAAGTCTGTTGGTGGATTTCAGATATACACCGGCCCAGATGAAGACAGTCCTGTCTTTTTCAAGAATGAAGATTTTTTGAGTCATATTGGGCGTCTGGCTCAGGAGAGCAACGCCCAACAGTTTATGGACTTCTTCCTGATGCGGGTGCGCAGCATCTTGACTGATTCTCGAATAGCGTCCGTTATCGAGACAAAGACACCGGAGGAACTTTCTTTAGATAAGTGGCTCAAAGAATATGTTGGCTCTGCTAATGAAGCCAACATCAATATAATCGACCTTTCACTATTGCCTTCAGAAGTTCTCTACGTCATCGTATCTGTTCTTTCGAGGATCATCTTCGAAGCTCACCAGCGATACCGTCGCAAAAATGGGCACATTCTTCCAACTACGTTAGTTGTTGAAGAGGCCCATAACTTTATCAAACGTTACGACGGCGATTCTGACGAAATCACGGCAGTAAAACTCTGTGCCCAGTCTTTTGAGAAAATTGCCAAGGAAGGGCGTAAATTCGGACTTGGCTTGTTGATTTCATCGCAAAGACCTTCAGAATTATCCCAGACTGTTCTTTCCCAGTGCAATACGTTTCTGTTGCATCGTTTGGTAAACGATAAAGATCAGGAAATGGTCAGGAAGTTAGTACCAGACAATCTAGGCAGCATTCTCAATGAACTTCCAATCCTTCCAACCAAGAAAGCTATTCTCCTTGGATGGGCAGCACCAATCCCAGTGATTGTGGAAATGAGAACTCTTGATGAAAGCCACTGCCCAAAATCAAAAGATCCCGAATTCTGGGATGTCTGGACTGGTCTAAGTGAAAGAAGTGTAAACTGGAAAGAAATTGCTGCGGAATGGCAACAAGTATCTCTTAGCGAGAATAAATGCATCCATTGTGATGACTATCTTACTGAACAGGAGAACGCTTTTTGTGCGGAGGGCGTGGAGCAAGGTGATTTGATTTGCACGTCCTGCTTAGTCGATTATTCAACTTGTCAAAAATGTGGCCGAAAAACGCAAAATACAACCTTCTGTGATATTTGTGCAGATTTCGTGGAAGAATGATTTAGGTGAAAACCAAATGCGCTTTATCCACACATCCGATATCCATCTCGGCAAAACTTACCGCACCTCTGCCGGTGAAGCCGAACGGTACGAGGACTTCTTTCGCATGCTTGGCAGCATTGTGTCTGATGCCATCTGCGAACAAGTAGATTTTGTCCTGATTGCCGGTGATCTG contains:
- a CDS encoding helicase HerA domain-containing protein; translation: MSKEFEYIRNQAIGTVEYVSPREIKVLLEINAPQNTAINTGVPQLFPKINGFILIPNESGALVGIVSWMGVEYSPYPKRKGYKDFDLIDLPFPLRKLSVSPLGILKEEDGRFEIERGVYNYPSVGDVVVVPNQDQLRAIVQNKDAHAKVKIGISPLAANAPVYVSPDRVFGRHVAILGNTGSGKSCSVAGLIRWSLEQAKSELSEGKTLNSRFIILDPNGEYGEAFHGLGTVRRFQVLLNESATTEIRQLKVPSWIWNSYEWSSIAQASGKTQRPLLRRTLREVRSNLPASEDSYASLRRYYSSCLIELNNDLRKGTSAFKGKPGKNEFGKKLQSMATDASKDCETLEDGDIKTALQTLQTALTACAKRKHRTFQDKETKEQVEYYEDFDKSDVEGCITSLDIFLKSVGGFQIYTGPDEDSPVFFKNEDFLSHIGRLAQESNAQQFMDFFLMRVRSILTDSRIASVIETKTPEELSLDKWLKEYVGSANEANINIIDLSLLPSEVLYVIVSVLSRIIFEAHQRYRRKNGHILPTTLVVEEAHNFIKRYDGDSDEITAVKLCAQSFEKIAKEGRKFGLGLLISSQRPSELSQTVLSQCNTFLLHRLVNDKDQEMVRKLVPDNLGSILNELPILPTKKAILLGWAAPIPVIVEMRTLDESHCPKSKDPEFWDVWTGLSERSVNWKEIAAEWQQVSLSENKCIHCDDYLTEQENAFCAEGVEQGDLICTSCLVDYSTCQKCGRKTQNTTFCDICADFVEE